TGGTGCATGAAAAATTTGGCCCTGCAAGTTCCAAAGTTGTTATCGAAGAATTTCTGGACGGAATTGAATTAAGCTGTTTTGTACTTACAGATGGTAAAAACTATAAAATACTACCAACAGCCAAAGATTATAAAAGAATTGGAGAAGGAGATACCGGATTGAACACCGGCGGTATGGGCGCTGTTTCCCCAGTACCTTTTGCCAGTGCAGCACTTTTGGAAAAAATTGAGCACAGGATTGTAAAACCAACGATAGATGGATTGCACCAGGATGGTATTTTCTATAAAGGATTTGTTTTTATCGGACTGATCAATGTTGATAATGATCCGTATGTTATAGAATACAATGTAAGAATGGGTGATCCGGAAACTGAAGTGGTAATTCCAAGGTTAAAAACCGATTTAGTATCGTTATTCCATGCGGTATCTAATGAAACATTAGACCAGATTGATTTGGAAATCGATCCAAGGACTGCTGCAACAATTATGGTAGTATCTGGAGGATATCCAGAAGCTTTTGATAAAGGTAAAGTCATTTCAGGATTGGAAACGATAACCGATTCATTGGTATTCCATGCGGGAACAAAATCAGAAAATGAGCAAATACTCAGTAATGGCGGTAGGGTTTTAGCGGTAACTTCCTTTGGAGATGATTTTCAGGAAGCCGTAAAAAAATCTTATCAAAATATAGAGAAGCTACATTTTGATAAGATGTATTTTAGAAAAGATATCGGCTTTGACTTATTTTAAAAATGAGTGAGCCGTAGTATCTTGGTTTTCTTCGCCGTTTTTCTCGTGTAATTGAAGTTGCTTAACCCAATATACCATTGCACAAAGACAAACAATAGCCAATAGGAAATTGACGATGTTCGCGCCCCACCAGTTTTCAAGTTCCAGATGTCTGAAATAGTCTAACGGAGCAAATAAAAAATCAACAAATAGGGATTGTATTCCTTCAAAAAAAGCTTTCATCTTTAAACAAGTATTATATTTACGTCTTACAAAAGTATAAAATATCCAGATGATAACAAGTGTTTTTAGCAAATCAAAACCAGTAAATTATATTTTAATCACTTCTTTACTGGTTTTGTGCTTTTTTTTGTACCAGCTGGCACGTCCAGAATGGATGGAATCCGGTAGGGGAATTGCTGAAAAAACGGTTATTCTGCTGGTTTTGGTAGCCTCCCTTTTTATGGTAAATTTCATTACCAAAAAAAATGGGCTAAGCAAGGACAACTCCTTTGCATTTTTTCTGTTTTTTATCTTTTTGATCCTGTTTCCCAAGATTTTAAACGATACTAATATTGTATTATCCAATTTCTTTATCCTGTTATCGCTACGGCGAATGGTGTCACTACAGTCATTGGTCACGCCAAAAGAAAAAATATTCGATGCCTCGCTGTGGATATTTATCGCAGCATTGTTTCATTTTTGGAGTATCCTTTTTATTATCCTGGTATTTATTTCAATAATCTTCCACGTGGCTGGGGATTATAGGAACTGGATCATTCCATTTATTGCCTTTTTTGCAGTCTTTACCATTTATATTCTTGCAGGGCTGGTCTTTGATAAAACATTGATAACAGGCTTATTCCATAAAGCCGTATTCGATTTTGACCTTAATTACTTTAAGAATAGTTTCCATAATATCGCTTTGGGGCTTTATGTTGTACTTGCAGCATTGTTCTTACTGGGACAGATTTTTTCATTGCCCAATAAGCCGTTAAACTTACATGCTTCCTATAAAAAATTCATTTTCTTTTTTATAATTGGAGTAGTTATTTTCCTGATTTCACCCAATAAAAGCAACAGCCTGCTGGCGTTTACTTTCGCACCATTATGTGTTATGGGAGCCAATTTTATAGAATTGCTGCACAAATACTGGATGAAGGAAACGGTAATCGGGATTGTGTTACTTTTGACAATCTTTACATTTATCTCTCAGTTATAGCTTATTGCCATAGGCAAGATCGCCAGCATCTCCAATTCCAGGGATGATGTAGTTTTTGTCGTTTAGCCTTTCGTCGAGTGTCGCTACCCAAAGGTGGCAATTGGCAGGAAGGTGTTTTTCAAGGTAGGAAATCCCTTCCGGAGCAGCAATAATTACGGCAATATGGATTTCTTTCAGCGAAGCGGTCGCGGTTAATTTATTGAACACAGCAACCATAGACTGGCCGGTGGCAAGCATAGGATCTAACAAGAGCAGGTTCTTATTTTCAAGTGAAGGTACCGCCTGGTATTCTACTTTAATTTCAAAACTGTCATCCGCATCTGCATGGTAGCGATAGGCCGATACGAAGCCATTTTCGGCAGCATCGAAGTAATTCAGAAATCCTAAGTGTAAAGGCAATCCTGCGCGCAGAATGGAACATAGAACCAACTGATCCTGAATTTCCGTGGTCTTTTTTATACCTAATGGGGTTTGTATTTCAACAGCCTTATAATGCATATTTTTACTCATTTCGTAAGCCATAACTTCACCAATGCGTTCGATGTTTCTACGGAAACGCATGCTGTCATTCTGAACATTGACATTTCGAATCTGGGCAAGAAAGTGGTTTAAAACACTGTTTTCTTCTGATAAATAATGAATTTGCATATACTGCGGATGAAATTTATATTAGTTTAATAAATGTATAAAAAGTATATTTGTCTTTTAAAAGTGTAAAGATATGTTTTCTAAATTAGCTTATTCTGTTTTTGAGCAGAGTATTCAGGATTATCACAAGTATGATAATGTTGATCAACCCATTAACAATCCATTTCCAAAAGAGAAAATAGAACATTTGTTGTATTTCAAAAATTGGATTGATACCGTTCAATGGCACTTTGAAGATATCATCCGAGATCCGCAAATTGATCCGGTAGCAGCGTTGGCACTAAAAAGACGTATTGACGCTTCCAATCAGGAGCGTACCGATATGGTGGAATATATCGACAGTTATTTTCTACAGAAATTTGCGGGTACACCCTTAAAGCCCAATGCTAAGATTAATTCAGAAAGTCCGGCCTGGGCGATCGACCGTCTTTCTATCCTGGCGTTGAAAATATATCACATGCGGGAAGAAGCGACACGTGCGGAAGCTTCACAAGAACACCGTGACAAGTGTCAGGAGAAACTGAATGTGCTGTTAGAACAATTGACAGATCTTTCTACTGCCATTGATGACCTGCTTCATGATATTGAAAAAGGAGAGAAGTTCATGAAAGTATACAAGCAGATGAAAATGTATAATGATGATGAGCTGAACCCGGTTTTATATCAAAATAAAAAATAAGAACGTTATAAAAAACGTCTGACAACAATAGAAAACGGATTAAATCCAGATAAACCAAAAGACTTTTTGAAACCTCGTTTCGGGAAGTCTTTTTTTATATAAAAAAGTACGATGCCGGATATCAAACATATTTTAGTTTTTAGGCTTTCTGCAATGGGTGATGTTGCCATGACTGTGCCTGTAATACGGGCTCTTGTGGCGCAATATCCTACGATAAAGGTTACAGTAGTTTCAAGGCCTTTTTTCAGCCCTTTTTTCGAAGGGATTTTGAATGTGGATTTTTTCCCGATTGACCTAAAGGAAAGACATAAAGGGTTCTTGGGATTGTAC
The Flavobacterium kingsejongi genome window above contains:
- the purD gene encoding phosphoribosylamine--glycine ligase, yielding MRILLLGSGGREHALAWKMLQSEKCTKLFVAPGNAGTAGIATNVAISPTDLGEIKKFVIEEKIEMVVVGPEDPLVIGIQDFFMEDDYLKKIPVIGPSKEGAMLEGSKEFAKEFLIRHRIPTAAYHSFTKETVEKGHHFLETLKAPYVLKADGLAAGKGVLIIHDLEEAKVELTNMLVHEKFGPASSKVVIEEFLDGIELSCFVLTDGKNYKILPTAKDYKRIGEGDTGLNTGGMGAVSPVPFASAALLEKIEHRIVKPTIDGLHQDGIFYKGFVFIGLINVDNDPYVIEYNVRMGDPETEVVIPRLKTDLVSLFHAVSNETLDQIDLEIDPRTAATIMVVSGGYPEAFDKGKVISGLETITDSLVFHAGTKSENEQILSNGGRVLAVTSFGDDFQEAVKKSYQNIEKLHFDKMYFRKDIGFDLF
- a CDS encoding DUF6341 family protein, which codes for MKAFFEGIQSLFVDFLFAPLDYFRHLELENWWGANIVNFLLAIVCLCAMVYWVKQLQLHEKNGEENQDTTAHSFLK
- a CDS encoding DUF6427 family protein, with amino-acid sequence MITSVFSKSKPVNYILITSLLVLCFFLYQLARPEWMESGRGIAEKTVILLVLVASLFMVNFITKKNGLSKDNSFAFFLFFIFLILFPKILNDTNIVLSNFFILLSLRRMVSLQSLVTPKEKIFDASLWIFIAALFHFWSILFIILVFISIIFHVAGDYRNWIIPFIAFFAVFTIYILAGLVFDKTLITGLFHKAVFDFDLNYFKNSFHNIALGLYVVLAALFLLGQIFSLPNKPLNLHASYKKFIFFFIIGVVIFLISPNKSNSLLAFTFAPLCVMGANFIELLHKYWMKETVIGIVLLLTIFTFISQL
- the upp gene encoding uracil phosphoribosyltransferase; amino-acid sequence: MQIHYLSEENSVLNHFLAQIRNVNVQNDSMRFRRNIERIGEVMAYEMSKNMHYKAVEIQTPLGIKKTTEIQDQLVLCSILRAGLPLHLGFLNYFDAAENGFVSAYRYHADADDSFEIKVEYQAVPSLENKNLLLLDPMLATGQSMVAVFNKLTATASLKEIHIAVIIAAPEGISYLEKHLPANCHLWVATLDERLNDKNYIIPGIGDAGDLAYGNKL
- a CDS encoding DUF4254 domain-containing protein, coding for MFSKLAYSVFEQSIQDYHKYDNVDQPINNPFPKEKIEHLLYFKNWIDTVQWHFEDIIRDPQIDPVAALALKRRIDASNQERTDMVEYIDSYFLQKFAGTPLKPNAKINSESPAWAIDRLSILALKIYHMREEATRAEASQEHRDKCQEKLNVLLEQLTDLSTAIDDLLHDIEKGEKFMKVYKQMKMYNDDELNPVLYQNKK